AACTTCTTTAGGAATAAGAGTGATGCAAAATCAAGTCTAATGATGTCTAGGTTTAGATCAAACAAGACTTCAAACATAGCCATCAAATCAACTTTAATAATGTCACAGAACACTTGGTAAAATATAAAAGGCAATCCATCGGGCCTAGGGGCACCATCACAATAGGAGTCAAAACAGCTTCCTAATCTCCTCCTCGGTACACCTAGTATTCTCCTCCACAGAAATTTTCTCGTCCTCTCCAAATAAATCACTCTTAAGAGAAATATCAGGTCTATGTTCATATCTAAATAACTCCTTATAATAGTCCAAAGCCCTCAGGTCCATCTAGAACACTAATCAGTTTTTCCTTCACCTATGATTAGCTACAACATGGAAGTAAGCAGTGTTTGTGTCATCCTCCATAATATCCCTATCCCTAGACCTTTCTCCAACCGTAGTCTCCTATGTATTCCAAGTGTCTCCTAACTCTAGCAGAATTTTATCCACTGATCCTACCCTTCGCCGCGCCTGTCGCCATGGCCGCGCGTGATGGGGGTCAGCACCGGATGTTGCGGCTTGCAAGCCAAACGGTGCGACGAGCGACGACCGGAGCTGTGACTGACACCGCACAAGTGGAAAATTAGAATTGCAACTATTGACAGAAATGTTTCAACAATAGATATTAAAGTTTCAACCATAGTTGGTTTCTGTTACTACCGGCGAAGTGTTTTGCTGCATCCATCAAGGTGGAGCTGCGACCTcgcaacggcggcgacggtgatttGCTGCAACCGTAATTGGTTTTTGCTACGACCGgcgaagttttttgctacatccgtCAAGGCGGAGATGTGACCTCGCGATGACGATGATGGACATTTGCTGCAGCCATAGTCGGGTTTTGCTACGACAGgcgaagttttttgctacatccattcaacgACGTTGATTGACTGGTGGGCGTCGTCGACGCAATTCCGTTCAGCGAGCATCAacagcgaggggcggcggcggagctacaAACAGAGCTACAATCGTCGCCGTTGAGAGCTGCAACCACAGGTGGAGCTGTTGCATGGGTCGAGGCAGCGACGAGGACGGACGGCGAGGGTATGGACTGGCGACGAGGACGGCCGGCGAGGGTGGGGACCGGCGACGAGGACGTCCACTGAAGGGGAGCAGCGCGAGACGGCTAGATGCAGGGTGCTGCGCGAGCGTAAGATGCGTGAGGAGAAAGAAGATCTGGGGCGAATAATATATTTTTTTGCTAGATCAAACGGCTAGGAATAGTGGCATCCTGCAGCTAGGGCGCGACCGGACTAAACTTTGGACCGGCGCGCCGGCGCAGATCACTCGCCTTTGGTAAATACATGGCAATTTTGAGATGAACTCTGTAGGAAAGTTTGCAAAGAACCCTGCGAACGTGGAATGCAACACCTATGTTTCTTTATTTATTCCTAATTTTCCTCTGTTTCAGGCTCAGGAATGCGTGCTCCTGTTAATATATTCTGTATTATAACGTTTACAGAGCCAACACCTGTTCCTGTTCGACTGGTACTCATTGCTTTATTTTTAGATGAATCTCGTGACCCTATCTTGCGCTGAGCAGTGCAGACTTTGCTAGTTTTCGTGCTTCCTTCAACTGATGCATTTTTTTTGCGGGTTGTTTAAATATGCAAGCAATGTTCTAGTAAAAGACTTGGTAGGTGATGAATCAAATGCCCTTGCTCATTCTGCCTTAAATTACAGAGCTCAGACTATATATATTACATGGTACATACGCTGGAGAAAGAAAGAGTACTTGATTCCCCATTCGATTCACACACACCACCCGAAAGAAGTCACGGACACAGATacgttgctgctgcttcttcgACCTCCAGCAGATCCCATCAATCCATGCGTCCGATCTGATGCAATGCAACAACCCCTCTCCCACCACGCGCGCAAGCCAAAAAATCGTCTTATAGGCCGAGCGCGCCGAGCGGCGTCTTGCCCTGCCCGGCCTCGAAGTAGAAGATGAGCATGGCAAGCATGGCGAGGCGCGAGTGCTTGATCTCGGCCACCTTGAGCCGCTCGAGCTTCTCGGTGTCGGGGATGTAGACGCCGTCCTTGGTCTCGCCACCGAGGCCGAGCGGGTCGAAGAACTTGCCGCCCGGGTACCCTTGCTCGCCGGTGAAGTTGGCGAAGTTCTCGGCTGTGCGCGACCACGGCGTGGCCCACTCCACCGACTGGGAGTCCGGGTTGAAGAAGTCGACCCACCGCTTGGACTCCACCCACCCCATGAGCAGCAGCTGGGTGCCCAGGAGCGACCCGAAGGAGAAGGGCGCCACCGCGCCAGGCTGCGCTCCGGCCTCGAACCACGGCACGCCGCTGTACGCCTGCCCGATGAAGATGCCCAGCACCGCGGCCATCGCCCAGCGCCCGTGGATCAGCTCGGCCTCCCTGTACCACTTGAGGAACGCCGGGTCCTTGCCAAGCCCCAGCGGGTCGAAGCCGAAGTCACCGGGGAGCCTGCACGTACGCGTTGAGTGAGTCTCAGAgttgctgccatggaggcctcccCTCGCGTAGAGTGGGATTAATGCAGGGCGACGAACGAAGAGAAATACTACGAACGAGGAAGACTTACGAGCCATCGAGCCAGGACGGGTTGATGAACTCGGCATCGCTCTTGACCGCGGGGATCCACGACTTCTTGCCGACGGCCGCGGCGACGACCACCACGCGGCGCGTCACGGGCTTGGCGGCGCCGAGGGAGGCGGCATTGGCGAGCGCGCGCCTCGCGCCGAGGAACGGGTTCTTGAGCACGGCCGCGGAGGCggtggcggaggtggaggcgaGCGCCATGGGTGCCGGTGTTGCTTCGCCGGTGTGACGGTGAGGTCCCTGACGCGCGCGGCGGAGTGGCAGCTAGGACGTCTGTTGGAGCGCGCAGGATTTGCAGGATGCCACGACGGTTTTGATGTTAAATCGTGGCGTTGCGGCGCACGGCAGCCACAAGATGTGGGCGGGGAAATCCTGGGGTGGTAGGATGGATAGAGCGCTGGCCAATGGGGAGCTGGCGCCATCGGATTCTGCTGCGCCGGTGGACGCCGCGTGGACAATATCCTGGGCTTTGATGCTCTTGTGATCTGTGGGGACTGGCTGCCAATCGGACCGTGTCGTAGGATCTCCGTGGAGAATAGTGAAAGAAGATCGATCCATCCATTCACGGGCGTTATAATTGCCCGGTCACAGGATGACGGTCACCTTTGGAGATGGCATGACATTCCGCACATGGAATGCAACTTTTTTATTGAGGCACATAGAACGCAATATGGTACTGTTTTCTACCATGAAAATATGCTTCATCGTGCGAACCGATCTGTGGTTAAATGATTAGGAGAACAGTGGCATCTTCAACACACCAGAGTTCAAGTCCTATGATAAAAACATATTCTTCATCGTTTCCAAGAGATATGCATTAGATCATCAAGGCGCTTAACACAAGCTCACACATGCGTGTTGCCATCCAACATAACATGCTagatttcttttttccttttctttcaacGGAAGACCTTACGCCTAGCTAACCTTTTATTTAGCGCAAAATGCATACAATTTGATTtagagtaaatttcagtttcgtGCAGAATGCATATAATTAGATTTAGAGAGAATCTTAGTTATTACCTTCTGTTTTGACCTTTTAACGCTAGAACGTTTTTCATTCTAGATTGCCATATTTAGTCAAAGTTTTGATAGTTTTTACAGTATAAATTTTGGAGCGATCTTTTAGGTTTTTGTGTGTGTCAGTCGATAGAGCAAGTTGCTAGATCTTTTTTTCTTTGAGAAACACCTACAATTTTATTTATACTCTTCTCGCAAAAAATTTATTGATACTTGTTAACTGTTGCAGGTACAATACTTTGGATACAAGACCCAAGGAATTACAAAGTATTTGGAATTACAAAGTATTTGTAATTCCTATAACTAAGAAATACAATAAAATCTTCTGGAAATATCTTCTTTGTGGGATCAATCTTTGCAAGATGAAATAATTCTAACATATCGGTAAAGAGGCTACAATTGGAATGGAGCAGCAAGACTGTTACTCCTTCACGTTCACGTGCACGAACTTGATTATCTATAAAGGTTTCTAAAAGCACATTCAATCATCCATTCAATTAGATGGGGAGCCATGATCAATGGCCGGACTTGGGTCATGAATAATCCCCTAAAGTGCAGGTTATCGAACCACAAGACCTTCACCATAGTGTTGATGAAGGATTCCAACCTCACAATGAATGAAAACAACAAAAGAATAGGATGCGATAACATAAACTCATTTTATATGAATAAACAGATCAACTGTAGAGATGGCTAGGTTTTGACAGAGGAGCGGCAACTAGAGATTTGCCCCGTCCCCTCACCTCCGACTACCATCTTGACGCTAAGAGTTGTGGGGACCTCAGATTTGAGAGCTTTGTGTTTTTGCCAGCGTCTTCGTACTAgtgtttttatgatataaattTTCCCTCTACCATGGCGAGGCCATGGAGCCAGAGAGGTTTACGTTCTCATATGCTAGTTGGGTCTCCATCTTAGATTTAGGTGTCAAGATGAACTCGGTCCAACATAAAATATGGTAGCAGGTTATTAGTTATTTCCATGGAACTATTGTAACTTCCTCATGGCTCATTGTTCGTGGCGGCAATGGAAGCTCAATGTGGAAAAGGAAGCTTGAGAAATATATCTCGCTTATAACGAAAGTACCGCACAATCACTACTTAAGGGGTATCTCTTGCAAAGGTCAACTTTCACCTTCTCATGCGATGACAAGTGACACGCTGCATGTGCGACACTTGTTTCAACCTGTGAGTTTTTcctttttcgtagattttttttaaTGTTTTATCCCTTGAACCGTATGTCCAAATCCTGAACCGTTTTCCACTGTTGGATTTCTCGtgtcgagatcttcgaaactagatcccacgtTAATAGCTTGACAAACATTTTTTCATAGAAAACCCGAAAGAAAAAACCCGTAGCCAAAAGCATGTTTTTTTCACCGTTTTTCCTTTTCGAAAAGCACAGATCTGTGCCTCCACGAGATgcaaaccgtgcctctcgtgaaagcacaaaaaatcacattttttccTTTTTCGAGAAGCACAAATGTGCTTCTCGGGGAAGCAAATCTGTGCATCGACGACATGCAAATTTTGTGTttctcgtggaagcaaaaaaaTCATGCAAAAACAATCATGCTTTTTTATCCCTTTCCGAGAACCACAGTTATGCTTATTGCGGAAATAAATAcatgcctccacgagaagcaaatatgtACCTCTCGTGAAagcatttcttttatttatttttccttttccgaGAAGCACAATTTTGTTCTCCTCATGGAAGCAAATCAGTGCCTCCACGGGAAGCAAATTTTTGCTTCTCGTGGAAGAAACAAATCATGATTATTTTCTCGAAAACCTAGAAAAAATATTaaataaaaaaggcaaaaaaacaataTGGAACCCACAAACATGTAtagaaaaaagaagaaatccaGTAGGAGCGCACAACACCTGACACATGGCgccggctgatgacccacaagtataggggatctatcgtagtcctttcgataagtaagagtgtcgaacccaacgaggagcagaaggaaatgataagcggttttcagcaaggtattctctacaagtactgaaataagtgataacaggtagttttgtgataggataatttgtaacgagcaacaagtaacaaaagtaaataaagtgcagcaaggtggcccaatcctttttgtagcaaaggacaagcctggacaaactcttatatagagaaaagcgctcccgaggacacatggggataATCGtcaactagttttcatcacgttcatatgattcgcgttcggtactttgataatttgatatgtgggtggaccggagcttgggtgctgttcttacttgaacaagcatcccacttatgattaacctctattgcaagcatccgcaactacaacaaaagtattaaggtaaacctaactatagcatgaaacatatggatccaaatcagccccttacgaagcaacgcataaactagggtttaagcttctgtcactctagcaacccatcatctacttattacttcccaatgccttcctctaggcccaaataatggtgaagtgttatgtagtcgacgttcacataacaccactagaggatagacaacatacatctcatcaaaatatcgaacgaataccaaattcacatgactactaatagcaagacttctcccatgtcctcaggaacaaacgtaactactcacaaagcatattcatgttcataatcatagggatattaatatgcatataggatctgaacatatgatcttccaccaaataagccaactagcatcaactacaaggagtaatcaacactactagcaacctactagtaccaatcccagactatgagacaagaattggatacaagagatgaactagggttttgagaggagatggtgctggtgaagatgttgatggagattgccctctcccgatgagaggagcgttggtgatgacgatggtgatgatttccccctcccggagggaagtgtccccggcagaacagctctgccggagccctagattggttctgccaaggttccgcctcgtggcggcggagtctcgtcccgaatggttgcttatgattttccctggacgaaagacttcatatagcagaagatggccaccggagagccaacagggggcccacgaggcagggggcgcgcccccaccctcgtgggcaggtggtggcccccctgacgtatttcttccgctcagtattttttattattttcaaaaataacttttgtggagtttcaggacttttggagttgtgcagaataggtctctaatatttgctccttttccagcccaaaattccagctgccggcattctccctccttatgtaaaccttgtaaaataagagagaacaggcataattattgtgacataacgtgtaataacagcccataatgcaataaatatcgatataaaagcatgatgcaaaatggacgtatcaactcccccaagcttagacctcgcttgtcctcaagcggaagccgataacgataaatatgtccacatgtttagaggtagaggtgtcgctaaaataaaatacggacatgagggcatcatgattattctcataacagcaacatagaaggatattgtcatatgatttcttatgctcaagtaataatctattcacaatgtaaagtatgaatcagaaactttattgagaaccaacaaactataatctcagtcattgaggcaattgcaatttatcataatatcagaaagagtctatgtcagagctttctagcaagtccacatactcaactatcatttagtctttcataattgctaacactcacgcaatacttgtggttacggagttttaatcggacacagagaaagacagggacttataatttcgcctcccaaccttttacctcaagggtaatgtcaacaataataactcatgctgacttacatccaattagatatatctatcaggatctttccaacaccctgtgcttgccaaaggataaaatataaaaaggaaagatgaagatcaccatgactcttgcataaggtggaagataataataaaagataggcccttcgcagagggaagcagaggttgccatgcgcttttatggttggatgcacaaaatctcaatgtgaaagaacgtcactttatattgccacttgtgatatgaacctttattatgcagtccgtcgcttttattccttccacatcacaagatcgtataaagcttatttgctccacaccaatcaatcatacatatttagagcgcaatttttattgcttgcaccgatgacaacttacttgaaggatcttactcaatccataggtagatatggtggactctcatggcaaaactggtttaaggatatttggaagcacaagtagtatctctacttggtgcaaagaatttggctagcatgagggagaaaggcaagctcaacatgttggatgatccatgacaatatgctttatctcagatataagaaaacataacccattacgttgtcttccttgtccagcatcaactctttagcatgtcatattttaatgagtgctcccaatcataaaagatgtccaagatagtatatttatatgtgaaacctatctttccttattacttcctattaattgcagcgatgaccaaagctatgtttgccaactcccaacaatttttaatcatcatactctttctatgcgaagtcattactctcaataagatcaatatgatctctttgtttctttttattctttttctctttttcttttattcactcaagatcatagcaagaaaatcaagcccttgactgaacactaatctttattatatatagctcacgtactcgattacatagagagatcataaagcaaaactcaaaactagatcatgccataaaatttattctactagatcaagatactactaattaggatcgaactaagaaaaatggtaaagatagaagtatgatggtgatacgatactgggcatctcccccaagcttggcagttgccaaagggagtgcccatacccatgtgattatgtctccttcttcggggatggtgtaatattcttggcgatgatgcctctcaggatacgattctcctccttgagcttattgacttgctgcttgagatccattatttccttacgaagctttcctgtaacggctaaggctccttgcacccaagggtgttgcatagctgcgggagaacaagtgacactcttcttcatattttcataagaaagaaatctaacattggaagggataaccgagtttggaatggctgagctctgtagttctcccatcgtgaacccagctcggaagcgagaagtgacttcttgatcctccatggcatctatcctcatcaaatcagcctccatctcttcctccgttgctagcccaaagtggtcagcatcgctgtttgtccttggttccgatgccggatgagacacccggctctccccgactgactcttgagacgacatcttgctctaatctgcagcagcaacagctcgaaacaagaacagaggatatttgcgtgatataagagtcaaaaccttcgggagattatataatgaatttttaccgaccaaaatacgtatcgtgcaagaaaacggagtccggagagcacacgaggtgcccacgaggtagggggcgcgcccagtagggtagggcgcgccctccaccctcttggaggcctcgtgtccttctcggactgcttcttatttttctatttttctaaatattccaaaacggagaaacattgcctttagaactgttttggagtcggtttacttaccgtaccacatacctattccttttcggagtctgaaacgttccgaaaagtgtcccttatgtattcctccggggttacggtttcaataacattggtttcaacatttataggattacctgagatataatatttgattctttgaccgttcaccaccttcggatttgtgccttcgaagttgttgatttttatggcaccggaatgatagacctcctcgataacgtaaggaccttcccatttagagagaagttttcctgcaaaaaatcttaaatgagagttgtatagcaatacataatcacctacattaaactcacgcttttgtatccttttgtcatgccatcttttaactttttctttaaacaacttggcattttcataggcttgggttctccattcatcaagtgagctgatatcaaataacctcttctcaccggcaagtttgaaatcatagttgagatctttaatagcccaataagccttatgttctagttcgagaggtaagtgacatgcttttccataaaccattttatatggagacatacccataggatttttatatgcagttctataggcccataatgcatcatcaagtttcttggaccaattctttctagatctattgacagtattttgcaaaattaatttgagctctctattactcaattctacgtgaccactagactgtgggtgataaggagatgcaattctatggttaacatcatacttagcaagcattttacggaaagcaccatgaataaaatgtgaaccaccaccagtcattaaatatctagggactccaaacctcggaaaaataacttctttaagcattttaatagaagtgttatgatcagcactactagttggaatagcttctacccacttagtaacgtaatcaacaacaactaaaatatgtgtgtatccattagaggcaggaaaaggtcccatataatcaaagccccaaacatcaaaaggttcaataacaagtgaataattcataggcatttcttgacgtctactaatgttaccaattctttggcattcatcacaagataagacaaacttacgggcatccttgaagagagtaggccaatagaaaccggattgcaataccttatgtgcagttctatctccagcgtggtgtcctccataagcttcggagtgacacttgcgtaggatctgttcctgttcatgctcaggtacacaacgtctaataacaccatccactccttctttataaagatgtgggtcatcccaaaagtaatgtctcaaatcatagaaaaactttttcttttgctggtatgtgaaactaggtggtataaatttagcaacaatgtaattagcataatcaacataccatggagcagtacgagaagtatttatgacatttaattgctcatcaggaaagctatcatcaataggtagtgggtcatcaagaacattttctaacctagacaagttgtctgcaacggggttctcagctccctttctatcaacaatatgcaaatcaaattcttgtagcaggagaacccatctaataagtctaggtttagcatctttcttttccataagatatttaatagcagcatgatcagtgtgaatagttactttagaatcaacaatataaggtctgaacttatcacaagcaaatacaactgctaagaattctttttcagtagtagcatattttctttgagcattgtctagagttttactagagtattgaataacatttaatttcttatcaactctttgccctagaacagcacctacagcataatcactagcatcacacataatttcaaagggtaaattccaatcaggtggctgaacaataggtgcagagatcaatgctttcttaagtatttcaaatgcttctacacaatcatcatcaaaaacaaatggtatatctttttgtaataaattagtcagaggccaagagatttttgagaagtccttaatgaacctcctataaaaaccggcgtgaccaaggaaacttcttatacctttgatgtccttgggacatgtcatcttctcaatagcatcaaccttggctttatcaacttcaatacctctttcagaaactttatgccccaagacaataccttcgttaaccataaagtggcacttctcccaattcaagacaaggttagtttcttcacatctctgcaaaactcgatcaaggttgctcaagcaatcatcaaaagaggatccataaacggagaaatcgtccatgaaaacctcacaaatattttcacaaaagtcagagaatatagccatcatgcatctttgaaaggtagcaggtgcattacataaaccaaaaggcatacgtctataagcaaaagtaccaaaagggcaagtaaaagtagtctttgattgatcattggctgacacaggtatttgagagaaaccagaataaccatctagaaagcaaaaatgtgtatgtttagataatctttctagcatttgatcgataaaaggtaaggggtaatgatctttcttagtagccttatttaatttgcggaaatcaattaccatcctataacctgtaataattctttgcggaatcaattcatctttatcattaggaacgacggtaatacctcccctcttagggacacaatggacaggacttacccactgactatcaacaatgggataaattatacctgcctcaaggagctttagtatttcttttcttaccacttctttcattttaggattcagccgtcgttgatgatcacgaactggtttggcatcttcttccaaatttattttatgttgacatagagtgggactaatgcccttaagatcatcaagagtatatccaatagcagcacggtgcttcttcagagttttcaataatctctcttcttcatgttctgagaggttagcactaataataacatgatatatctttttctcatcaaggtaagcatatttaagagtatcaggtaacagtctgagctcaaacacgggatcacccttcggtggaggaggatcccctaggatttaaacaggcaaattgtgtttgagaatgggttcctgtttaaagaatacttcatctatttcccttctttcattcataaacatatcattttcatggtctagcaaatattgttctaaaggatcgctaggaggtacggcaatagaagcaagaccaataatttcatc
This region of Triticum aestivum cultivar Chinese Spring chromosome 2D, IWGSC CS RefSeq v2.1, whole genome shotgun sequence genomic DNA includes:
- the LOC123053510 gene encoding chlorophyll a-b binding protein CP24 10B, chloroplastic encodes the protein MALASTSATASAAVLKNPFLGARRALANAASLGAAKPVTRRVVVVAAAVGKKSWIPAVKSDAEFINPSWLDGSLPGDFGFDPLGLGKDPAFLKWYREAELIHGRWAMAAVLGIFIGQAYSGVPWFEAGAQPGAVAPFSFGSLLGTQLLLMGWVESKRWVDFFNPDSQSVEWATPWSRTAENFANFTGEQGYPGGKFFDPLGLGGETKDGVYIPDTEKLERLKVAEIKHSRLAMLAMLIFYFEAGQGKTPLGALGL